Genomic window (Octopus bimaculoides isolate UCB-OBI-ISO-001 unplaced genomic scaffold, ASM119413v2 Scaffold_107802, whole genome shotgun sequence):
caagtttctcgatgacaagcgccaacatcttggctaacaccttggccaaaattttcaagtctgcattgagtagagtgatgggcctaaagttatctattacgTCCCCCTTATTTGGATGCTTCCGTTTTGGTGCCATTTGCAGTACACAGTTGCCAAGACGACTCCAAATGTTAAGCGCGTGCGTAGACCTTCCAAACCGGGCGATTTGTCCCACGAGCATTCTGCCATCGTATCCTGCACTTCCGCCGCTGTGAGGGCACCTTCGCAGCACCTTGTCTCTCATGTGgagagtcgtggcaggctgtGCAGATAGGCACTAAGGTCTACCCTGCGTTCTCGCTCGCCACTCGTCATGaacagtcgggcaaaatgctgttgaaaggcctcacacattttactTGGCTCGCGTAATTCGCGCCCCTGTTCATCTaccagagaccgaatggtggctttgttgccctgTTGCACCTCCTCACCCAGGCAGATATATATANNNNNNNNNNNNNNNNNNNNNNNNNNNNNNNNNNNNNNNNNNNNNNNNNNNNNNNNNNNNNNNNNNNNNNNNNNNNNNNNNNNNNNNNNNNNNNNNNNNNNNNNNNNNNNNNNNNNNNNNNNNNNNNNNNNNNNNNNNNNNNNNNNNNNNNNNNNNNNNNNNNNNNNNNNNNNNNNNNNNNNNNNNNNNNNNNNNNNNNNNNNNNNNNNNNNNNNNNNNNNNNNNNNNNNNNNNNNNNNNNNNNNNNNNNNNNNNNNNNNNNNNNNNNNNNNNNNNNNNNNNNNNNNNNNNNNNNNNNNNNNNNNNNNNNNNNNNNNNNNNNNNNNNNNNNNNNNNNNNNNNNNNNNNNNNNNNNNNNNNNNNNNNNNNNNNNNNNNNNNNNNNNNNNNNNNNNNNNNNNNNNNNNNNNNNNNNNNNNNNNNNNNNNNNNNNNNNNNNNNNNNNNNNNNNNNNNNNNNNNNNNNNNNNNNNNNNNNNNNNNNNNNNNNNNNNNNNNNNNNNNNNNNNNNNNNNNNNNNNNNNNNNNNNNNNNNNNNNNNNNNNNNNNNNNNNNNNNNNNNNNNNNNNNNNNNNNNNNNNNNNNNNNNNNNNNNNNNNNNNNNNNNNNNNNNNNNNNNNNNNNNNNNNNNNNNNNNNNNNNNNNNNNNNNNNNNNNNNNNNNNNNNNNNNNNNNNNNNNNNNNNNNNNNNNNNNNNNNNNNNNNNNNNNNNNNNNNNNNNNNNNNNNNNNNNNNNNNNNNNNNNNNNNNNNNNNNNNNNNNNNNNNNNNNNNNNNNNNNNNNNNNNNNNNNNNNNNNNNNNNNNNNNNNNNNNNNNNNNNNNNNNNNNNNNNNNNNNNNNNNNNNNNNNNNNNNNNNNNNNNNNNNNNNNNNNNNNNNNNNNNNNNNNNNNNNNNNNNNNNNNNNNNNNNNNNNNNNNNNNNNNNNNNNNNNNNNNNNNNNNNNNNNNNNNNNNNNNNNNNNNNNNNNNNNNNNNNNNNNNNNNNNNNNNNNNNNNNNNNNNNNNNNNNNNNNNNNNNNNNNNNNNNNNNNNNNNNNNNNNNNNNNNNNNNNNNNNNNNNNNNNNNNNNNNNNNNNNNNNNNNNNNNNNNNNNNNNNNNNNNNNNNNNNNNNNNNNNNNNNNNNNNNNNNNNNNNNNNNNNNNNNNNNNNNNNNNNNNNNNNNNNNNNNNNNNNNNNNNNNNNNNNNNNNNNNNNNNNNNNNNNNNNNNNNNNNNNNNNNNNNNNNNNNNNNNNNNNNNNNNNNNNNNNNNNNNNNNNNNNNNNNNNNNNNNNNNNNNNNNNNNNNNNNNNNNNNNNNNNNNNNNNNNNNNNNNNNNNNNNNNNNNNNNNNNNNNNNNNNNNNNNNNNNNNNNNNNNNNNNNNNNNNNNNNNNNNNNNNNNNNNNNNNNNNNNNNNNNNNNNNNNNNNNNNNNNNNNNNNNNNNNNNNNNNNNNNNNNNNNNNNNNNNNNNNNNNNNNNNNNNNNNNNNNNNNNNNNNNNNNNNNNNNNNNNNNNNNNNNNNNNNNNNNNNNNNNNNNNNNNNNNNNNNNNNNNNNNNNNNNNNNNNNNNNNNNNNNNNNcaagaaaacaattaaattgaaaaGCATCCATATTATTTTAATGCAAATGAAGTCGAAAAACgagtttgtttacacacacacacacacacacacacacacacacaaccgtgaTGGGCGTGCTTGGCGTGCTTGGCGTTCCTGTTTGTGCAGTTGTTTTGCATAAGTGGTCGTCTGTTCTCACCGGTCATCTTTTACCTGACAATGGAGTAGTTTTGCTTCCGTATTGCTGGACAATAGAAGATAACGGACCTCTGTTCTTTTTTGATTTCACCTCCCGGATTCGATGACATCAACACTTCTTTGGTGCCAATGAAATTGCAGAGCAGGGTGTAGATAATTTGTTATAAATGTGAGAGTGTCTTAGTAGAGATGTGACAGAGCTTGGCCGATTGTGCAACGGGACTGTTCCAAATCTGTTCCTTCTGATATTGGAAGCTGTCCGTGTGTCAGTAAATAGGGGGAGCACCGAGAAGAAAATAACAGCTATGAAGAACCTCgttcttttcttatttgttttcgttgttggTCTTTGGGTGACTGAAGGACAGCGGGTAATTAATGAGTCAGTGGTGACTAAAGGACCGTCCGTGAATAGTGAAGGACTGAGTGTGACATTAGGGGACAAAGACCCGTCAGTAAGTAATGTTTCATCGGAGAATGAGGAACAAGAAGAGAGTGTTGCAGGATCAGACGATGAAGGAGAGTCAGAGGGTGGAGAGGAATCAGAGGGCGACGGACTCTCGGTGGATGACGAGTCGTCGGAGGACGGTGAAGACGAGTCAGTGGATGGAGAAGAGTCAGTGGATGAAGAGGAGTTAGAGGGTGAAGACTCAAACAATGGAGGAATATGGGTGGTTGACGACGACTCAGTGAACGAAAGCGAGTCACTGGACGGGGTCGAGTCACTGGATGAAGTCGAGTCAGCGGATGAAGACACGAACAATGGAGGACTATCAGTGGGTGACGATGAGTCAGTAGACGAAGACGAGTCAGTGAACGAAGAGGAGACAGTGGACGGTGACGAGTCAGTGGATGAAGTCGAGTCAGCGGATGAAGACACGAACGATGGAGGACTATCAGTGGGTGACGACGAGTCAGTGGACGAAGACGAGTCAGCCGATGAAGGAGATTCCGAGAGTGAAGATGAACCAGTGACTGAAAGTCCCTTACTGAATAATGGAACGTCGGTTTATAACGAAACGCTTGATTCTGGAAACTCAACAACAGAAGGAGAAAGTCTTGCTGTGAGGAGAAGTCGGTAAGTTAATGTTTCATTCCACCCGATTTCACATCGCCACTTTCCTCTTGGGTACTTCTTGTGTTTTTTACGCTTTTATTAAATAATTGGACCGTGTTTATGTCCATGTgatgttttaaatgttttagtGAAAAGAGAGGAGTAGAGACCGTAGCTCTGCTCGGAGCCTCTGATATTGGTGGGAAACAATGGGTGAGGTGGCGCTTGCCCTAACgattgcaacagaatggactcagAGTACCTGAATTACCCCAGCATTtgtaattttcttctcttctttaatatttcatgaggtattcttttctaccctaggcacaagggccgaaattttggtggtggcgtggggaccagtcgattagatcgatcccagtacgcaacttctatttaatttatcgaccccgaaagcatgaaaaacagagtcgacctcggcggaatttgaacttagaacgtaaagacgaaataccgcgaagcatctcgcccggcgtgctaacgtttctgccagctcgcagccttaatatGATGAGATATCGACATACGACTGGGCAGATGATCTCTTTAAAAGGGCTTGACCTGTTTTCCTGGAGCCTTACAACAATATCGGGTCCGTTGTGTTTAATCCGGGCTGCTGATTCTATTGAGATGTTCCACTAACATAAGTCTGGATACATTCTGGTTCTGGAGCGTCAATCTTGAATAAGCCAGATTCCTGTAACCAAGCTACGAACCTCAATGGGCCCAAATAATTCTGTTctagatgataatgataattagtattatttcaaatttcttccacaagggcagcttgagggaggtgaggacgagtcgattacatgaagtccagtgttttattttatcgatgctaaaaggatgaaagcaatgtcgacttcggtggaatttgatctcagaacgtagcgacgggtcaaatatcgctaagcatttcgtccagcgtgctaacgattctgccagttcgccgtcttaaTACTAATtttgtctactataggcacagggcctgagaGACATACCTCTAAACTTCGCGACATTCCTGTAGATGTCTGAAGAAATACGGCTGCCCTGCTTCTATCGCAGGATAAACAGGTACCTGTCTGGAAGCAATCTCGTCACTACAATTCACATCCAGGACCATCAACTTGCCTTCTGGATCCAGAAAGATAGTCTTTATCTTGAGATCCATGCTTCTACGGATCAACACCGCCGTTCAACCTCCCATTTCATGTTGACATGGAGATAAATACTTCTCGTATCCCACGAAAGATGGCAAGAAAGCTTGTGGGTCGGAGAGTCTAGTTTCACTGAtggtgattacatcgacccttagTGACCTAAGGTCGTTGAGTAGGTGGCCTTGTTTCCAAGGCGATCCCATGCCAAGTGCATTTCTACGGTTCACTCAGACCAAGAGTCACGTTAGATCAAAGCTTAGAAGCAGAGAAGGCTACTTTGATTTAGTGTGCGAAAGGAGGGGACGGATGTTCCGTTCTCACAAATCTGTGTGGATGTTTCCACGAGCAGTTCTTTGTATATTCGTCTATTTATGTCTCTGGAAAACCCCTATTCCTTCAAGGGATTTTATTTTGATActgttatatgtgtttgtatgtatatgtatatatgtatatatgtttatacacatacagacacacgtacacacacacacaaacacacactcacttatatattCGTCGATTCTTTTTTCCAGGGGATTATGTCGAGTGAGATGTTATAAAACCGTGACCTACAAAAAGTCCCGAAGAAGCTGGTGTTGGTTCTTGAGACGGTGTACAAAATACAGGTAAATACGCAGCCACCTTTCCGGATTTTCTATACAAAGTAAACTTTCAATATAACGGCATCCATAATAACGTAAAACCTAAGCTAACGGCATTTTACTCCtcccttcatatatacattttcattcatcTAATTATTCAATGAGTTATTTATTTACCCGAATATGGTCACAAGTAAAATGTAGAAGTTAATACTGTGATGTCTTGTATAATTGAAATCTGTATTTCTTTTTGAATTCACTCTCGCTACTATGcgtgcaacacacacacgcacacacacacgcacacacacacacacacacacaacacacacacactcacatacactaacacacgtCTATATTTGTTTCTGAATTCCCGTGACGAGCACTGGTATCTGAGTCCATAATGTATACTAATCTGTtgtatacgtgtgggtgtatatatatatatgtgtatatataNNNNNNNNNNtcttcttcatcagctacccccgttttaacaccggcgtttcgaagagctgagcaggacgcatcgttaaaacggctcttcccatggaccgcagattaaatttgtatacacaaattaaaccttgccatggaggaatgtagtggcggataAGCGTagcgtggttgtatggtaagaagcttacttcccaaccacgtggttccgggtttagtgCAACTGCGTTGTGAGTGTCTCCTAagatagcctcaggccgacccaatccttatgagtggattcggtagacggaaacttaaagaatccCGTCGAAtatctatacgtacacacacacacacacacacacacacacacacacacacacacacacacacacacatatatatttctgtgtgtctgtgcttgtccctcaccaccgccatcgcttgacaaccggtgttggtgtgttacgTCCCTGCATCTTAGTAGTTTCTcaaaagacaccgacagaatatGTTCTAGGCTTGACCGCACTCAaataactgagacaagtaaacGAATGATGTAATGAATGCACCTATATCTATGCGTTCAGATTATTGCGAAGTGGCATAGCGTTGCGTTTAATTATTTTTACGTATACAGCCTGACATAAATCCACACGTGTTTCAACTGCATCGATTAGTAACCGTTGCAATTACACCCCTACTATATTGCTGGTGCACTTCCTTCAGGGTCTTCTCCTTAATATCCCTTGATTTATGTCTTTAAAGTCCTTCGTTTATTTACTCTGCGTTGTATGATTTAAAGTTGTTGGAGAATTTAGACGCGAAATGTTTTCAATTCAAGTTTTGATTGGCTAATCTCTTATAGTCCGTCATTTCAAAACATCctgttgtttaaatgtttattagtTAATTATACTGAACAAATATGAATTTTCTCATGTGCAAGCATCCCGAAGCTTGTTCCAGTCTACAATTTATTGTATTACCTTTAGATGAAGAAAAATCTAGTGAAATTCTTCTAAGCATAAATCacattgtttagttccaggtctgTGTGGTTTTGCAGTGGAAATTAATTCCCAATCGATTGtatagtgttttgtttttgtctttactCGACCAGATTAGTTTACTAAGACTCTCTTATTATTATCTCCAAATGAACTGAAATAATTTGCCAGTCTCCTCTTGAATATTAATGAAGTCGCATAAAAAAGTATTCATTACCCTCACTtatttatatcttaatatttcgCTTGGGCATACCGAAAATAACAACATGGTGTAAA
Coding sequences:
- the LOC106879788 gene encoding uncharacterized protein DDB_G0290685 — encoded protein: MKNLVLFLFVFVVGLWVTEGQRVINESVVTKGPSVNSEGLSVTLGDKDPSVSNVSSENEEQEESVAGSDDEGESEGGEESEGDGLSVDDESSEDGEDESVDGEESVDEEELEGEDSNNGGIWVVDDDSVNESESLDGVESLDEVESADEDTNNGGLSVGDDESVDEDESVNEEETVDGDESVDEVESADEDTNDGGLSVGDDESVDEDESADEGDSESEDEPVTESPLLNNGTSVYNETLDSGNSTTEGESLAVRRSRGLCRVRCYKTVTYKKSRRSWCWFLRRCTKYRTAFRRIRTTCLRCCRGWIGTPGRCKGKNMFSVLSRCNLWIRPNFFFIYILYLISKYNDQ